Proteins found in one Zea mays cultivar B73 chromosome 1, Zm-B73-REFERENCE-NAM-5.0, whole genome shotgun sequence genomic segment:
- the LOC100384432 gene encoding Premnaspirodiene oxygenase codes for MDNSAYYCYCCLLALLPPLYFLVKFWWRTSCARRSHGLRLPPGPWQLPIIGSIHHLRGSLVHRALRDLSLRHGPLMFLRLGEVPVVVASTPDAAKEFMKTHDATFATRPMTLSAKVFAKDGPGIVVAPYGGDHWRQLRKICIVELLSARRVRSFGPVREEEAARLVQAVAGASTRRAPAPAPLVDLGRLAAVYVADASVRAIVGRRFGETDALLRFVDESVSLAGGFTPVDLFPSSLLVRVLTLRRTVRRLEHFRESLFGFMDGVVREHLERKQSSRGGGGGEEEEEADMVDVLLRIQQEGNLKFPLTMRIIEAVIFDLIAGGIETASSTLQWAMAELMRNPAAMSKAQAEVRGVYAGQTKVTEDRLGELPYLQLVIKETLRLHVPGPLLIPRECQEHCRVLGYDVPKGAMVLVNAWAIARSPEYWEEPDAFDPDRFAGDAARDFRGNDFEFIPFGAGRRICPGMAFGLANIELGLASLLFHFDWSLPEGVVPSEMDMAETMGITARRKADLLLSATPRVVPRPS; via the exons ATGGACAACAGTgcgtactactgctactgctgccttCTAGCTCTTCTTCCACCTCTATACTTTCTCGTCAAGTTCTGGTGGAGAACTTCCTGTGCACGTCGTAGCCATGGACTCCGGCTCCCTCCAGGCCCATGGCAGCTCCCCATCATCGGCAGCATCCAccacctccgcggctccctcgtcCACCGGGCCCTGCGAGACCTGTCGCTCCGCCACGGCCCACTCATGTTCCTCAGGCTCGGCGAGGTGCCGGTGGTCGTCGCGTCCACGCCGGACGCCGCGAAGGAGTTCATGAAGACCCACGACGCCACCTTCGCGACGAGGCCAATGACCCTGAGCGCCAAGGTCTTCGCGAAGGACGGGCCGGGGATCGTGGTGGCCCCGTACGGCGGCGACCACTGGCGGCAGCTCCGCAAGATCTGCATCGTGGAGCTCCTCAGCGCCCGCCGCGTCCGGTCGTTCGGGCCCGTGCGCGAGGAGGAGGCGGCGCGGCTGGTCCAGGCCGTCGCCGGCGCCTCGACGCGGCGCGCGCCGGCACCGGCGCCGCTCGTCGACCTCGGCAGGCTCGCCGCCGTGTACGTCGCCGACGCGTCGGTGCGCGCCATCGTGGGCAGGCGGTTCGGGGAGACGGACGCTCTGCTGCGCTTCGTGGACGAGAGCGTCAGCCTGGCCGGCGGGTTCACGCCCGTCGACCTGTTCCCGTCGTCGCTGCTCGTTCGCGTGCTCACCTTGCGCCGGACCGTGCGCAGGCTGGAGCACTTCCGCGAGTCCTTGTTCGGCTTCATGGATGGAGTGGTGCGTGAGCACCTCGAGAGGAAGCAGTCATCACGTGGTggaggaggaggagaagaagaagaagaagctgaCATGGTCGACGTTCTCCTCCGGATCCAACAGGAGGGAAACCTAAAGTTCCCTCTCACCATGCGCATAATCGAAGCAGTGATATTT GATCTCATCGCAGGGGGTATCGAGACAGCGTCATCGACGCTGCAGTGGGCGATGGCGGAGCTGATGCGGAACCCTGCCGCCATGTCCAAGGCGCAAGCCGAGGTCAGGGGAGTCTACGCGGGGCAGACGAAGGTAACCGAGGACCGACTAGGCGAGCTACCCTACCTGCAGCTGGTGATCAAGGAGACCTTGCGGCTGCACGTCCCGGGGCCGCTGCTGATCCCGCGGGAATGCCAGGAGCACTGCCGCGTGCTCGGCTACGACGTGCCCAAGGGCGCCATGGTGCTCGTGAACGCGTGGGCGATCGCCCGGAGCCCGGAGTACTGGGAGGAGCCGGACGCGTTCGATCCCGACAGGTTTGCCGGTGACGCGGCGAGGGATTTCAGGGGCAACGACTTCGAGTTCATACCGTTCGGCGCTGGGCGACGGATCTGCCCTGGGATGGCGTTTGGGCTCGCCAATATCGAGCTCGGGCTGGCCAGCTTGCTGTTCCATTTCGACTGGAGCCTGCCGGAGGGCGTCGTTCCAAGTGAGATGGACATGGCTGAGACCATGGGAATCACTGCTAGGAGAAAGGCAGACCTCCTGCTGTCCGCTACTCCGCGTGTCGTCCCACGCCCGAGTTAA